The Peribacillus sp. FSL P2-0133 genome has a segment encoding these proteins:
- a CDS encoding GntR family transcriptional regulator — MIQKNSPSPIYHQLEEEIKGAIQSLELVPGEMIPSEKEYTEKYGISRMTVRQAISNLVNGGYLYRKRGKGTFVAQQKLEQPLQGLTNFSEDMISRGLKPSTGVISFTEVNADHELAAKLEVEEGTSIFELERVRLADQLPMAYERLYISKDLAPDLTEEIAVSSIHDYVDKNFGLQIEHGRQVIEAAIAQKKEAEMLEVAEGSPLLLIERRFILDTNRPLGVVRSVYRADRYKCRINLERISSAMKNRIPLLNNNSENNLSG, encoded by the coding sequence ATGATCCAAAAGAATTCTCCGAGTCCCATTTATCATCAACTTGAAGAGGAGATTAAAGGAGCGATTCAAAGTCTTGAATTGGTGCCAGGAGAGATGATTCCTTCAGAAAAAGAATACACTGAAAAATATGGAATAAGCAGGATGACGGTGAGACAGGCCATTTCTAACCTCGTAAATGGCGGTTATTTATACAGGAAGCGGGGAAAAGGAACATTCGTTGCTCAACAAAAATTAGAGCAACCCTTGCAAGGATTAACAAACTTTTCAGAGGATATGATTTCAAGAGGACTTAAACCAAGTACAGGAGTCATCAGTTTTACAGAGGTCAATGCTGATCATGAACTTGCTGCAAAGCTTGAGGTTGAAGAAGGAACTTCTATTTTCGAACTGGAACGTGTGAGGCTTGCTGATCAGTTGCCGATGGCATATGAAAGGCTATACATCTCAAAAGATCTTGCCCCGGATCTAACGGAAGAAATAGCCGTGAGTTCCATTCATGACTATGTTGATAAAAACTTTGGCTTACAAATCGAGCATGGCAGACAGGTAATTGAAGCCGCCATTGCTCAAAAAAAAGAGGCGGAAATGCTCGAGGTAGCCGAAGGTTCCCCTTTATTGCTGATAGAACGAAGATTTATCCTAGATACCAATCGACCCCTTGGGGTTGTCAGATCTGTCTACCGTGCAGATCGATATAAATGCAGGATTAATTTGGAGCGTATATCATCAGCAATGAAAAACAGAATCCCACTCTTAAATAATAATAGCGAAAATAACTTATCTGGATAA